A section of the Branchiostoma lanceolatum isolate klBraLanc5 chromosome 19, klBraLanc5.hap2, whole genome shotgun sequence genome encodes:
- the LOC136425825 gene encoding pancreatic triacylglycerol lipase-like has product MASSCTSGPWWIALVLVVTTTRVTAQGLEVCYNGLGCFSNAAPFFSAQRPLSLLPQSPADVGTTFGLFTRENPTTRERETLLAERDDLLENSTFNEGRQTKFIIHGFQSNGHGSWVYNLTDELLIEGDYNVIVVDWKDGASRSYTQAAANTRVVAAETERLIRYLNNRTRADMTQMHIIGHSLGAHTAGYVGHRLGSLGRITGLDPAEPLFEHTDPLVRIDPEDAAFVDIIHTDGSSILTVGFGLDQPVGDVDFYPEGGTRQPGCGTESIPSKIFSDGFQAAKRALSCSHSRAIELFTESINSPCQFTAYPCSSLDDYEAGDCNDCAGRCSVMGFHADKHGGRGSLYLNTNDKDPFCLTDVALRNRSRFCVQSLTRQNQTVIEGCISAMETVFVNYTNNMKDNVAEEIFCSEYENFLECVTAVLDTVQPCKDTSVRTVIGSAYTNYSLTANYECDVRERGHRGGQPSSLRQTCLSLWVNMAAVALCLFLVMRQGH; this is encoded by the exons ATGGCATCATCGTGTACATCCGGTCCCTGGTGGATAGCGCTGGTTCTGGTCGTGACTACTACAAGAGTAACTGCGCAAG GCCTTGAGGTATGTTACAACGGCCTCGGATGCTTTTCCAACGCCGCGCCTTTCTTTAGTGCACAGCGACCTCTATCGCTCCTACCGCAAAGTCCAGCAGATGTGGGCACGACTTTCGGGCTCTTCACCCGAGAAAACCCGACGACACGGGAGAGGGAGACACTGCTGGCTGAAAGGGACGATCTCCTGGAAAATTCCACCTTTAACGAAGGGAGACAGACGAAATTCATCATACACGGTTTCCAGAGCAACGGGCACGGGTCATGGGTCTACAACTTGACAGATGAACTTCTTATAGAG GGTGATTATAACGTGATCGTGGTTGACTGGAAGGACGGAGCCAGCCGGTCATACACACAGGCGGCCGCCAACACCCGCGTCGTGGCCGCCGAGACTGAGAGACTTATCCGGTACCTCAACAACCGG ACACGAGCGGACATGACCCAGATGCACATTATTGGGCACAGTTTGGGCGCGCACACCGCGGGGTACGTGGGACATAGACTGGGCAGTCTGGGCAGGATAACAG GCCTGGATCCCGCGGAGCCGCTGTTTGAGCACACGGACCCGCTGGTGAGAATCGACCCAGAAGACGCAGCGTTTGTGGACATAATCCATACAGATGGCTCCAGTATTCTCACTGTAG GCTTTGGGCTTGACCAGCCGGTGGGTGACGTTGACTTTTACCCAGAAGGCGGTACGCGTCAGCCCGGTTGTGGCACGGAGAGCATCCCGTCTAAGATATTCTCGGACGGGTTTCAGG CGGCTAAGAGGGCCCTCAGCTGCAGCCACAGCAGAGCTATAGAACTGTTTACCGAGTCCATCAACTCCCCGTGTCAGTTCACGGCGTACCCCTGCTCCAG CTTGGACGACTACGAGGCTGGAGACTGTAATGACTGTGCTGGCAGATGTTCTGTGATGGGGTTCCACGCGGACAAACATGGCGGCAGGGGGTCGCTTTACCTCAACACCAACGACAAAGACCCCTTCTGCC TAACAGACGTGGCCCTGCGGAACCGGAGCAGGTTCTGTGTGCAGTCTCTCACCCGTCAGAACCAGACTGTGATAGAGGGGTGCATCAGCGCGATGGAAACAGTCTTCGTCAACTACACCAACAACATGAAGGACAACGTCGCGGAGGAGATCTTCTGCAG TGAGTACGAGAATTTCTTGGAATGTGTCACGGCAGTTCTGGACACCGTTCAGCCTTGTAAAGACACATCCGTGAGAACCGTCATAG GTTCAGCCTACACAAACTACTCCCTCACGGCGAACTATGAATGTGACGTTCGGGAGAGGGGTCACCGAGGTGGCCAACCCTCCTCTCTGAGACAGACGTGTCTCAGTCTGTGGGTGAACATGGCTGCTGTTGCACTTTGCCTCTTCTTAGTCATGAGGCAGGGCCATTAA